The Brachypodium distachyon strain Bd21 chromosome 4, Brachypodium_distachyon_v3.0, whole genome shotgun sequence nucleotide sequence TGAGGTTCGCATATTTTTCTTCACAATTTGACCATTTGAAGTGACCTCTTCGAACGCTCTGAGTGTCTACCGTCGGCTAAAAAAGGTCAGATCGTGAGGGGGAAAAACAAACACCGGCGATTTTTGGGAGTTCAGGAGCCGTTTTCGATATGGCCTGCATGTAGGAAAGTAACTTCGTTGACCTGTTTGCATACTGTATTACAGTACAGATAGGAGGGGTTTAAAATAGCAaattgcaaaagaaaagcacgctactgctactgctactaGTAGAAGCGATGTAGCCATATAGGATCAAGTCTGTGGAAATGAGAAATGCATGCTCTGAGACTCATTTTCTCGTCAATTGTTTGAGGTCTCAACGTATGCATGCTCTGTGAGATCTCTCTCTATCTGTCTCTCTCGTTACTTGAGCTGTTCAGCACATGCCAAACGCCCTGTTATGAGAAGGGTCCTGTGCCTAATCAGCGATGTTTCTCCTGCCTCCAGCCATCGTACCAAATTGCTGAACTTTTGCTGTTTTGGGCAAGCTTTTACCGGATCTGACACTTATCCCTCCCTAGGTAGAATTGGTAGTTTTGGCGATGCGGTAGACCAAAACAACATGTTCACAAGATGCTCTCCGTATATGAAACATACCCGTTAGCAAATGCCGTTGTATAATACCGACAGGAGCCAATCAGCGGAAGCGGACTGGTATTTTGGGGCTTCTCTGTCGGTGGTGCCACTAGCACTAGGCGCGCTACAAAATCTTCAGTTGTTTCAGCGCATATATAGATGCGCTGTACTGGTTCAAGGAACTACAGAACTAGTCTATCTTTTGTTGTGTTACCTCAGACCAGAACTGATCCACAACCCCTTGTGTTCATGGCTGTAAGCCTGTTTCCTGTTGGTTGGTAAAAAATCTTCCTATCGCTTGCAGGGCCGTAAACCTGAGAATGCTCTAAAAATCAAAACGACCTTCACAAGCAAATTGCACAACCAGTCTGTACTCTGTGGTAGTAACAGCAGATTAAAAGTTTACTATGACGAAGGGTAAAAGGAATCAAATAGCTCCATTGTCTCCTGCAGAGCACAGAAGGCCCAACCAAGCCTGAACAAATACTAAACAACACGCAGATTGTCATCCGCTGACCTGGTGCCCAACTGTAATAAAACTCTGCGTCCGCGACTCAAACCCAGCATTAAATTATTCCGCTGGCTGCATACTTGCATAGCCCCCACCCCCGTCCGTCAGTCTTTGCTCATCAGCTTCCCTTTCACACGTATAAACCCCCCCTCCTACTGCGCCGCGCAGCGCCACGGCTTCCTCGCCACGCCATCACCCAAGCGCATCTCCTTCACCAAGTGTCCACCACTTCCGGGCAATGTGACTTGCGGTCCAAGCTCCACAGGGGAAGATGGTCGTGAGGTGCGTGCACGCCGATGCCGGCGGCTTCCGGCTATGGCCGATCTTCTCGGCCACCGCGGTCCGGAGGAAGCTTCTTGAGGTGCTGACTTGCGGCtgtggcgggggcggcggttCTTGCCGCGGCCGGACGTCCTTCCGGTCGCCGAAGCCGCGGATGCAACCGCAGCCAAGGCCGCGGTCCGACCGGCTCGCGGAGCTGCTCAGGGCTGAGCCGTCCGagtgcggcggcgacgacgagtgCGAGGCTGACGCGGCCGTCAggaaggcggaggcgctggaggAGCTGAAGGTCGTCGTGGCTGCCCTTTGGgacggagacgaagaagacaATGCCGGTGGCGTCACGTGGCGTGTCGAGGCGGCCACTGTTGTTCGGAGGAAAGCCAAGGACGACACCATGGCCAGGGAGATGCTCGCGATGCTCGGTGCCATCCCGCCGCTCGTCGCCATGCTGGACGAGAGCGAGGGCGGTGAggcgctcctcgccgccgcgctgtaCGCGCTCCTTAACTTGGGGATAGGCAATGACACGTGAGTTTTCTCTCCGCGTTTTCTGTTCTCTCTGTTTCACTGTTTCTTGGTCAGATCTGGGCGTTCGGTTTCTGATTCTGTGAGACTTGTTGATTTGTAGAAACAAAGCGGCGATCGTGAAGGCCGGCGCCGTGCACAAGATGCTCTGCATTGCGGAGGGCGCGTCCGGGGCCTTGACGGAGGCGCTCGTCGCCAACTTCCTCTGCCTCAGCGCGCTGGACGCGAACAAGCCCGTCATCGGCGCCTCCGGTGCCGCCCCTTTCCTCGTGCGCGCCTTCGAGGCCGCGGCCACGGAACAGGTGCGGCATGACGCCCTGCGCGCGCTCCTGAACCTCTCCATCGCCGCGGCCAACGTGCCGCACCTGCTGGCCACGGGGCTCGTGCCGtcgctcgtcgccgccattGGGGACATGTCCGCGTCGGACCGCGCTCTCGCCGCGCTGTGCAACGTCGTGGCCGCGTGCCCCGAGGGCCGGCGCGCGGTGAGCCGCGTCCCGGACGCGGTCCCGGTCCTGGTGGACGTGCTCAACTGGTCCGAcgaggccgggtgccaggAGAAGGCCGCATACGTGCTGATGGTGCTGGCGCACCGGAGCTACAGCGACcgggccgccatggccgaggcCGGCGCCGCGTCCGCGCTCCTGGAGCTGACGCTCGTGGGCACGGCGCTCGCGCAGAAGCGCGCGTCCAGGATCCTCGAGATCCTGCGCGCCGACAAGGGCAAGCAGCTGGCCGACGACGCCTCCGGAGGCGTCGTGGCCACGGTGTCGGCGCCGCAGGAgcgtggccgcggccgcgccgggcgggaggaggacgacgacacGGAGGGGGAGCTCGACCTCATGAGCAACGAGAAGCGCGCcgtgcggcagctggtgcagCAGAGCCTGCAGAGCAACATGCGGCGCATCgtgcggcgcgcgcggctgcCGCGGGAGCtcgcgccggcgtcggcggagAACCTCAAGGCGCTCACCGGATCCTCCACCTCCAAGAGCCTGCCGTTCTAAGGCAGGCGCAGAAAAACACAGAAACAAAGGTAAAACACACAGGCTGATCTCGGCTCATCCCCATTCCTTTCTTCAGTGCTACTCAATGCCAGTACCCAAAGCAACATTACAGTTCATCACACTAGTTATTGCCACTGTCATATCAATGTTCTACCTGGAGTAGCATTTTGTCTGTCACCAGAGTCGGCTAGAGTCTTACACGCAACAATAGCTATTAAACAACAAGTTTAAGTTCATCCTTCCTTTTCCTTGTAAACACAGTATCACGGATAACTACTCTACTCACCAAAACCAATACTGTATTTGTTTCTGCACAATCTGTGACGGTGGTAGTACTCTCAACAGTCCAGACACAACAGCAGAGTTCTGATAACATTCTATATGGAAATTGAGCTATATAAAAATGACAACAATCTCAACTGCAATCACCACAGGTTACAGCATGTACTACATTGCTAATTTTAATTTAAGAAACTTAATTTATCAGTTAGTACAAGATTGGGTCCGTTTCCTTAGACCTAAACCGAAATGTCAGGCATTTGTCACTTGGAATTTGGGAGTACGAAAACCTGGAAGGAGGTCAAGCTCAACCCTATTCTTCGTCACCTCCTGTTTGGTCTGTCTCACGCTTTGCCTCGATGCCACGCCATAGCCATTAACAAACCTCACCTCTGTTGCTTTGTGGCAAAGTAAGCGCAAGCGCGCGCGCCCCCCAACAGTTCGGGCCAAGCGAACCCACTGTCCCTGCTCCAAAGCGGTTGCAAAAGGTCCCCGGCCGGCCATCATAACGCTCGCGCTCGTACTACAACTCCTATTCTCTGTTCCTGTAAGCGAAGAACCGAATCTACCATGGAATAGATTAATACCGGAGGCGACTATTTCTTCTACTATCTCTACCACTGTCCTGTGCTGTGCTGCTGCTTTTGATGACCTCTTTAGCAGATTAAACAAAACATGACCTCTGAAACCTGTTCTATATTATATCTTGCTTGCAGCAGGGAAGCAGAGATCGAGCAACGAGGAGACggagacttttttttttgttgcatggcAATGGCGATCGATGGCAGCGTGAGCGTTGGAGACCGGGAATCTCTGGTGCCTGCGGACGGCCGGAGTGATGTGTACGAGATGGCCTGTTCTTGTTTATGTGCTGTGCTGATGGAGTCCACGTGCTTGGATGCGTCGGCAGAAGCTAAGCAAGCTCTGAGATGTTCTTCTCACGTAATAATCGCTTTTGCTTTGTTGAGTAGTACTGCTTCGTCTCTCTGCTGTTCTTCCTTGCTTTTGTAAATGGGATAGTTCTGGTTAATTTATAGTCATAGTACTTCTACACCAGCCTGGTGGTCAGTTTCAGGCTTCAGCCATGGTTGCTCTTTTCTTTAGACTAGCTGGAGAAAACTGACCATTATGCGAAAATACGGAAGCGTGTTTCACACCATTCATcttttttcttactttttCATTCATTATCAAACCTGTCTTTTTGTGTATCATAACTTAAAATTGAtgcatatttttttctatcaCTTCAGATTTCAAACATAAGACTCTTTGAATATTAGTCACAAATATTCCACTTTCTTGGATTAGATAAAAACATAATCACCAATTACCACTATTTACATGAAAATCAATCAATTTGGTGGCACATGTACTCTTATTGAACTATCCAAACTCACCAAGATTACATTATCTAGATATTCTGTAGATCTGGATGTTACATGTTTCGGATCCTTAAACTGAAAATATAGAAGAGCCGTATGAATCGAACATTTTTCATACATAGTTGCATATTCTTTCAACAAATTTAttagggttaattggatctatgccactTTTTATTCCACCGGTTGGAAATATgacattacaaaaacttgacttggataaatgccactctaactttcttaTATTTCTAACTTTGCCATTCTGTCCACTTAAGACCAATTATTGTTCATtgaatacatgtattttaacGTGTACAACAATATTTACCATAATACCCCTATTTACAACGTTCAACAGTACGTTCGAGTCTTCCAGGCGCCATAAAGGTTCaaaacattcaaatttggcctgaaattcaaactttttagaaaaatctagaaaaattcaaacattCAAGTTAGGGTCACGTGGGGGATAATAAGAGGAAGAGAAATAGAACTGTTTGACTTGAGatgaaaaaaaactattcGTATAGAGCTGTGTATATAAGTATTTTGACAATATACGTGATGGTATTGGACAAAATGTCATGGATAGAGGTATATAAAAAAAGTTAGGAtggcatttctccaagtcaagtttttgtaatggcatatctccaaccggtgGAAATTATaatggcatagatccaattaaccaaTTTATTAAGAGTACACCGCCCCGAATAAGTCCAAAACAATATACCCGGAagaagtaaaaataaaatgcgtGAACTTCAACTTGAAGAATTCAAAACTCTAACAGTCTGAGAATTAACTTTCATAATTCTTAGGACACCTGCCTAACACCTTGAGCGAGGTAAAGATGGAGCTTCACGGGGGAGAAACATTGACGACCTTTGTTTGAACTACTCTAGAGCGGATTGGCCAAATCTTACCTCTCTAATGGCAAATACCTCCAGGTGGAGAACAATGTTAGATAACAATGCTGACCATTTTATGAAGTGTTGAAGAGATTCCAGTCATTTGCTCGAATTTATTGTTCAAGAGTGGAGCAAGGTTGGCCGGTTGGGCTGTATGTTTTTGACACTACTTGCAGGGAACCTACAGAATGCTCTTACTTGTCTTGATAACTTCCCAGTGTTAATGAGCCACAATTTCAAGCGAAGGGGCAATGATTTAGATATCCCAATTGGGCACTCAACAATAAGTCCATGCTGATTACGATTCAAGAAAGATATTAAAATAAACCTATATGATATGCAAAGCCAAATGCAAGTATTAAACTT carries:
- the LOC100839452 gene encoding U-box domain-containing protein 7 produces the protein MVVRCVHADAGGFRLWPIFSATAVRRKLLEVLTCGCGGGGGSCRGRTSFRSPKPRMQPQPRPRSDRLAELLRAEPSECGGDDECEADAAVRKAEALEELKVVVAALWDGDEEDNAGGVTWRVEAATVVRRKAKDDTMAREMLAMLGAIPPLVAMLDESEGGEALLAAALYALLNLGIGNDTNKAAIVKAGAVHKMLCIAEGASGALTEALVANFLCLSALDANKPVIGASGAAPFLVRAFEAAATEQVRHDALRALLNLSIAAANVPHLLATGLVPSLVAAIGDMSASDRALAALCNVVAACPEGRRAVSRVPDAVPVLVDVLNWSDEAGCQEKAAYVLMVLAHRSYSDRAAMAEAGAASALLELTLVGTALAQKRASRILEILRADKGKQLADDASGGVVATVSAPQERGRGRAGREEDDDTEGELDLMSNEKRAVRQLVQQSLQSNMRRIVRRARLPRELAPASAENLKALTGSSTSKSLPF